In Synechococcus sp. CC9616, the following are encoded in one genomic region:
- the purU gene encoding formyltetrahydrofolate deformylase, whose product MSVATVILQLICPDRPGLVSELAGWVAANGGNIRHADHHTDAGAGVFLSRIEWELEGFGIPRQALPAAAQALADRLSGQAKLHFSDAWPKVAIFASKQSHCLVDLLWRVQSGELPMQVPLVIANHPDLEALCSGFGVRFVCIPSSRENKPEVERRILGLLEDNQIELAVLAKYMQVLSGEFLARFPDVINIHHSFLPAFKGAQPYQRAWDRGVKLIGATAHYVTEELDDGPIIEQTTVPVGHRDEVADLIRKGRDTERMALARALRLHLRRQVIVYRGRTAVFA is encoded by the coding sequence GTGTCGGTAGCCACTGTGATCCTGCAGCTGATCTGTCCGGATCGGCCTGGACTGGTGAGTGAGCTTGCCGGCTGGGTGGCAGCCAACGGTGGCAACATTCGTCATGCAGACCACCACACCGATGCCGGCGCTGGCGTGTTTCTCAGCCGGATCGAATGGGAGCTGGAGGGATTTGGGATTCCTCGCCAGGCTCTGCCTGCAGCCGCACAGGCTTTGGCTGACCGCCTGTCTGGGCAGGCAAAGCTCCACTTTTCAGATGCCTGGCCGAAGGTCGCCATCTTTGCGAGCAAACAGAGTCACTGTCTGGTGGATCTGCTCTGGCGTGTCCAGAGTGGCGAGCTGCCGATGCAGGTGCCGTTGGTGATTGCCAACCACCCGGATCTGGAGGCTCTCTGTTCAGGATTCGGCGTTCGCTTTGTTTGCATACCCTCCAGCCGGGAGAACAAGCCTGAGGTGGAGCGACGCATTCTCGGATTACTGGAGGACAACCAGATCGAGCTGGCTGTTCTTGCCAAATACATGCAGGTGTTGAGCGGGGAATTCCTGGCCCGATTCCCCGATGTGATCAATATCCACCATTCTTTTTTGCCGGCGTTCAAAGGGGCTCAGCCCTACCAGCGGGCCTGGGACCGTGGCGTCAAGCTGATCGGCGCCACGGCGCACTATGTGACGGAGGAGTTGGACGATGGTCCGATCATTGAGCAGACAACCGTTCCTGTCGGTCACCGCGATGAGGTGGCGGATCTGATTCGTAAAGGACGCGACACCGAGCGCATGGCCTTGGCACGTGCACTGCGGTTGCATCTACGACGGCAGGTGATCGTTTATCGCGGACGTACAGCTGTCTTCGCGTGA
- the psbQ gene encoding photosystem II protein PsbQ has protein sequence MLNALRRFAAFCLCIALSLGVLAPAESHADTAKPEDMAVIRRQAEAFMSAEKRLPELAKLVSDENWVFTRNLIHGPLQEVGREMLYINQRLNRSERKQADKLARSLKTALAELDEASRLQDPARMQRAYSAVAAGFDAYSDVIPEEALS, from the coding sequence ATGCTGAACGCCCTGCGCCGTTTCGCTGCGTTCTGCCTCTGCATCGCCCTCTCTCTGGGAGTCCTCGCGCCGGCAGAAAGCCATGCGGACACCGCCAAACCCGAAGACATGGCCGTGATCCGTCGCCAGGCGGAAGCGTTCATGAGTGCCGAAAAACGTCTGCCGGAACTGGCCAAGCTGGTGAGCGACGAGAACTGGGTTTTCACGCGCAACCTCATCCACGGTCCTTTGCAGGAAGTGGGGAGAGAAATGCTGTACATCAATCAGCGTTTGAACCGATCGGAGCGCAAACAGGCAGACAAGCTGGCCCGATCCCTGAAGACAGCGCTCGCCGAACTCGATGAAGCATCCCGGCTTCAGGATCCAGCCAGGATGCAGCGGGCCTACAGCGCTGTGGCGGCAGGCTTCGATGCCTATTCCGATGTGATTCCTGAAGAGGCGCTCAGCTGA
- the pstS gene encoding phosphate ABC transporter substrate-binding protein PstS, which produces MRRVHAHRALMAIAGVSTSLTLASCGGGGEQIKGSLNAAGASFPAAIYQRWFQEFAPEGVSVNYQSVGSGAGVRQFTAGTVDFGASDKPMKDEAIAKVSRGVVQIPMTAGAIAVAYNNPDCDLSLTQKQLAGIFLGQIENYSELGCADKAINVVHRSDGSGTTYNFTKHLGAISPEWKKNVGSDKSVKWPTGVGAKGNEGVAAQLNQIAGGIGYVELAYVKGDLQAAAVQNASGEQVKPTNATASEALGSIDLGPDLIGGNPNPEGGYPIVTFTWVLAYETGNGDKTAALKKTFEFMLSDKAQSQAPDLGYVSLPAEVVEKSLAATQKISD; this is translated from the coding sequence ATGCGTCGTGTCCACGCCCATCGGGCCCTGATGGCCATCGCTGGTGTCTCGACAAGCCTGACCCTTGCATCCTGTGGCGGAGGCGGTGAGCAAATCAAAGGTTCACTCAACGCTGCCGGCGCATCATTTCCAGCTGCGATCTACCAGCGCTGGTTTCAGGAATTCGCTCCTGAAGGCGTCAGCGTGAATTATCAGTCGGTGGGCTCCGGTGCAGGGGTGCGTCAGTTCACCGCCGGCACTGTTGATTTCGGTGCGTCCGACAAACCGATGAAGGACGAAGCCATCGCCAAGGTGAGTCGCGGTGTTGTGCAAATCCCAATGACAGCCGGTGCGATCGCCGTGGCTTACAACAACCCTGACTGCGATCTTTCACTCACCCAAAAACAACTAGCGGGCATCTTTCTCGGACAGATTGAGAACTACAGCGAACTCGGTTGTGCCGACAAGGCGATCAATGTGGTTCACCGGTCCGATGGCTCCGGAACCACCTACAACTTCACGAAACATCTGGGAGCCATCAGCCCTGAGTGGAAAAAGAATGTTGGTTCAGACAAGTCGGTCAAATGGCCAACCGGTGTTGGAGCCAAAGGCAATGAGGGTGTGGCTGCCCAGCTGAACCAGATCGCTGGAGGCATCGGCTATGTGGAATTGGCCTACGTGAAGGGTGATCTTCAGGCGGCTGCCGTGCAGAACGCCTCTGGTGAACAAGTGAAGCCCACCAATGCCACTGCCAGCGAAGCGCTGGGTTCCATTGACCTAGGCCCCGATCTGATCGGAGGCAATCCAAATCCGGAAGGGGGCTATCCGATCGTCACCTTCACCTGGGTGCTGGCCTACGAAACAGGCAATGGTGACAAAACAGCTGCCCTGAAGAAAACGTTTGAGTTCATGCTCTCCGACAAGGCTCAAAGCCAGGCCCCCGACCTTGGTTATGTGAGTCTGCCGGCAGAAGTCGTCGAAAAATCCCTGGCTGCCACGCAGAAGATCAGTGATTGA
- a CDS encoding NAD(P)/FAD-dependent oxidoreductase — protein MAVVGAGVVGAGTAWHLAQCGYSVCLYDPRLGAAVDSDQINGNRNGTSASLGVLMGHVYRRHSGRGWRLRQRSMALWPQWIKALQTFEPDLRLQSPLIQLADDDDVLKRMQGLVERRKGLGLQLIPAMDNPVPCLGGLSSLRDGRLEPLMLQRALRLAMATVSVQQHPAKVRNLKRTGTNGDPRWRVETGEESCQDYEAVVICTALNSDGLLAPLGHERPMTPVLGQVIDLELKDGPSNWKNWPAVLSVQGFNLVPKQPGRLLLGATLEPGAEADPSALKLMLDRLGSTLPWLKSATPVEHWWGLRARPVDRPAPLLEQLEPGLLLASGHYRNGVLLAPATAEWVQKGLNRSSAMFTSS, from the coding sequence ATCGCCGTTGTCGGTGCCGGTGTCGTTGGCGCCGGCACCGCCTGGCATCTCGCCCAATGCGGCTATTCGGTCTGTCTTTACGACCCAAGACTTGGTGCGGCGGTCGATTCAGACCAGATCAACGGGAATCGGAACGGAACCAGTGCCTCCCTAGGGGTGCTGATGGGTCACGTTTACCGACGACACAGCGGTCGTGGCTGGCGATTGAGACAGCGAAGCATGGCCCTTTGGCCGCAATGGATCAAAGCCCTGCAGACCTTTGAACCTGATCTGCGGCTTCAGAGCCCCCTGATCCAGCTGGCCGATGACGACGACGTTCTGAAACGGATGCAAGGCCTGGTTGAGCGTCGCAAGGGCCTTGGCCTGCAGCTGATTCCAGCAATGGATAATCCCGTGCCCTGCCTCGGTGGGTTGAGCTCCTTACGGGACGGCCGGCTCGAACCATTGATGCTGCAACGTGCCCTTCGTCTGGCCATGGCCACTGTTTCCGTCCAGCAACACCCAGCAAAGGTGCGAAACCTGAAACGAACCGGAACGAACGGTGACCCACGCTGGCGTGTCGAAACCGGTGAAGAGAGTTGCCAGGACTACGAGGCCGTTGTGATCTGCACGGCTCTCAACAGCGATGGGTTGCTGGCTCCATTGGGCCACGAGCGACCCATGACCCCGGTGCTTGGCCAGGTCATCGATCTTGAGCTCAAGGATGGGCCTTCGAACTGGAAGAACTGGCCGGCGGTGCTGAGCGTCCAGGGCTTCAACCTTGTTCCAAAGCAACCGGGTCGTCTGCTGCTTGGAGCCACCTTGGAGCCTGGAGCCGAAGCCGACCCAAGTGCTCTCAAGCTGATGCTCGATCGCCTTGGTTCGACGCTGCCATGGCTCAAGTCAGCCACCCCAGTCGAGCATTGGTGGGGCCTGCGGGCAAGGCCTGTCGATCGGCCTGCACCTCTCCTTGAACAGCTGGAACCAGGCCTGCTACTGGCGTCTGGCCACTACCGCAATGGTGTGTTGTTGGCGCCAGCCACGGCGGAATGGGTACAGAAAGGCCTGAATCGTTCATCCGCGATGTTTACCAGTTCTTAA